A single Defluviitalea saccharophila DNA region contains:
- a CDS encoding carbohydrate ABC transporter permease, whose protein sequence is MKVQNVTTTKNAVIKEIPEGTKKAGIFVLEVLAIILVLIFLFPFFLVVINSAKESASIIISPIALPERWGQMFTNMNNVIHNRNFNYWKSFFNSIFITIASLTLLSLFSSMAAWVLVRNKTKWSNFIFMTLVAAMIIPFQVVMLPLLSTFRELSDFTGIRMLNSYKGLIFAYLGFGGSMSVFIFHGFIKAIPYELEEAALIDGCTPESTFFRILFPLLKPIQVTVLILNGVWIWNDFLLPSLMLGLNGKIKTLPIAVTSFVGSYVKQWDLILTAAFLAMLPIIVLFIFAQKQIIRGMVEGAIK, encoded by the coding sequence ATGAAAGTACAAAATGTTACAACGACTAAAAATGCAGTAATAAAAGAAATTCCAGAAGGAACAAAAAAAGCAGGTATTTTTGTTCTGGAAGTTTTGGCAATAATACTCGTACTCATTTTTTTATTCCCCTTCTTCTTAGTTGTAATAAATTCGGCCAAAGAAAGTGCAAGTATTATTATTAGTCCTATAGCATTGCCCGAAAGATGGGGACAGATGTTTACAAATATGAATAATGTTATTCATAACAGGAATTTTAACTACTGGAAATCTTTTTTTAATTCTATATTTATTACGATTGCAAGCTTAACGTTGTTATCGCTTTTTTCCAGTATGGCAGCATGGGTTCTGGTGCGTAACAAGACGAAATGGTCAAATTTTATATTTATGACACTTGTGGCTGCCATGATCATTCCTTTCCAGGTAGTTATGCTGCCCCTATTATCAACTTTTAGAGAACTTTCTGATTTCACAGGTATCCGAATGCTCAATAGCTACAAGGGCCTAATATTTGCATATCTTGGATTTGGGGGCTCTATGTCCGTATTTATTTTCCATGGATTTATTAAGGCAATACCTTATGAGTTAGAAGAAGCGGCTCTAATAGATGGCTGTACTCCGGAAAGTACATTTTTCCGTATTCTGTTTCCATTATTAAAGCCAATCCAAGTGACTGTATTAATATTGAATGGTGTTTGGATTTGGAACGACTTCTTATTACCATCGCTTATGCTGGGATTGAACGGAAAAATCAAAACACTGCCAATTGCAGTAACCAGTTTTGTAGGTTCTTATGTTAAGCAATGGGACTTGATATTAACAGCAGCCTTTTTAGCAATGCTTCCGATTATCGTATTGTTCATATTTGCACAGAAACAAATTATTCGAGGCATGGTAGAAGGAGCAATAAAATAA
- a CDS encoding ABC transporter substrate-binding protein: MKFKKFISALLITAMSGALLVGCGGTTSTNTGTDSGTATENSSTANTSNKGISIRLFNGKIEIDEPLKAYAEAYTQKTGVEVVVESIGGGADIGATLKGYLAAGNMPDMFVIGGEGDYNIWKDYMEDLSNEPWVQDTDVAYTSPEGKVVAFPYAVEGYGLTYNKDLLDKAGIDPAKLTNFNAYKDAFEKLDSMKDELGIVAVTSMAAEAGQMWWSVANHNFGSYLSTGVENGDTKYIDMLKKGEIDRDRMTQYAKFVKLLFDYADKNTLISGTYDDQLALWAQGKTVFVHQGNWIDPSLPSYNVTFNMGIAPLAFMEQDTDGILADAPSWWAVYNGGKNIQACKDFLNSLASTEEGAKCLVQDCGMISPFKSTTTQPTAPLATDLMKWVQAGKTYPWYWAKMPDGFAMNNLGPIFESFAKGDVDVNGFVDLMENAIGTLK; encoded by the coding sequence ATGAAATTCAAGAAATTTATTTCAGCATTGTTAATTACAGCAATGTCAGGAGCATTATTGGTTGGTTGTGGAGGCACTACTTCTACTAACACAGGAACAGATTCTGGAACTGCTACAGAAAATTCTTCTACAGCAAATACCTCTAACAAAGGCATAAGTATTCGACTATTTAATGGGAAGATTGAAATTGATGAACCTCTAAAAGCGTATGCGGAAGCTTACACACAAAAGACAGGTGTTGAAGTAGTTGTAGAATCCATTGGTGGTGGTGCAGATATAGGTGCAACACTAAAAGGTTATCTTGCAGCAGGCAATATGCCGGATATGTTCGTTATAGGTGGAGAAGGAGACTATAATATTTGGAAAGATTACATGGAAGATTTAAGTAACGAACCATGGGTACAAGATACAGATGTTGCATATACTTCTCCAGAAGGCAAAGTAGTTGCTTTTCCATATGCAGTTGAAGGTTATGGACTTACATATAATAAAGACTTATTAGACAAAGCAGGAATTGATCCAGCAAAATTAACCAATTTTAATGCATATAAAGATGCATTTGAAAAGCTCGACAGTATGAAAGATGAATTAGGTATTGTGGCTGTAACTTCTATGGCTGCAGAAGCAGGACAAATGTGGTGGTCTGTAGCAAACCACAACTTTGGTTCTTATCTTTCAACCGGTGTGGAAAATGGGGATACAAAATATATTGATATGCTAAAAAAAGGCGAAATCGACAGAGATCGTATGACTCAATATGCTAAATTCGTAAAATTACTGTTTGACTACGCAGATAAAAATACTTTAATCAGTGGTACTTACGACGATCAATTGGCATTATGGGCGCAAGGAAAAACAGTATTTGTTCATCAAGGTAACTGGATTGACCCATCTCTTCCAAGTTATAATGTAACATTTAACATGGGAATAGCACCATTAGCATTTATGGAACAAGATACAGATGGAATTCTTGCAGATGCTCCATCATGGTGGGCAGTATATAACGGAGGAAAGAATATTCAAGCATGTAAAGATTTCTTAAACAGCCTTGCAAGCACAGAAGAAGGCGCAAAATGTCTTGTACAGGACTGTGGAATGATTTCTCCATTTAAATCTACTACAACACAACCAACAGCACCTCTTGCAACAGACTTAATGAAATGGGTTCAAGCAGGAAAAACTTACCCATGGTATTGGGCGAAAATGCCAGATGGATTTGCAATGAACAACTTAGGACCAATTTTTGAATCCTTTGCAAAAGGAGACGTAGATGTAAACGGATTTGTTGATTTAATGGAAAATGCAATTGGTACATTAAAATAG
- a CDS encoding sugar ABC transporter permease — MNIKLKKVLSIAAIVLGIVAVIIALIMDFSRSENPMRGALLIIGMVMVLAGFYFMPSKNHKKIINVLFLFPLLFAFTVTVLIPFVCGVFYSLTDWNGIKFQNFVGLQNYITMFKSNDYMYSVIITFIFSLINIVLVNVIAFSLALLCTSKVKGKNYYRAAFFVPNLIGGIVLGYVWQFVFNKVFTALVPGSLSMLTDPNLALLAIVIVSSWQYSGYIMMIYVTGLQGVPKDVLEASAVDGADKLTTLFRIKMPLIANTFTICLFLTLINSFKQFDLNLAITNGAPSRILNGVSIYSTELLALNIYKTAITKNQYALGQTKAVVFFIILAAISLTQVAISKKREVEM, encoded by the coding sequence TTGAACATAAAGCTTAAGAAAGTATTGTCCATTGCAGCAATTGTTCTCGGAATAGTTGCTGTAATCATTGCATTAATCATGGATTTTAGCAGAAGTGAAAATCCGATGCGAGGTGCTCTTTTAATCATCGGTATGGTTATGGTTTTGGCAGGCTTTTATTTTATGCCAAGTAAAAACCACAAGAAGATTATAAACGTACTATTCCTGTTTCCTTTGTTGTTTGCATTTACAGTGACTGTACTGATTCCTTTCGTTTGCGGTGTGTTTTATTCATTAACGGATTGGAACGGTATTAAGTTTCAAAATTTTGTAGGGCTTCAAAATTACATTACAATGTTTAAGTCTAATGATTATATGTATTCGGTCATTATAACGTTTATATTTTCTCTAATAAATATAGTTTTGGTGAATGTAATAGCGTTTTCTTTGGCTCTTCTTTGCACATCGAAAGTTAAAGGGAAGAATTATTACAGAGCAGCCTTTTTCGTTCCTAATCTGATTGGCGGAATCGTGCTTGGTTATGTATGGCAGTTTGTTTTTAATAAAGTATTTACTGCGCTTGTTCCCGGCAGCCTTTCTATGCTGACAGATCCAAATCTTGCCTTACTGGCAATCGTTATTGTAAGCAGCTGGCAGTATTCGGGTTATATTATGATGATTTATGTTACCGGATTACAAGGAGTACCAAAGGATGTACTGGAAGCTTCTGCTGTAGACGGTGCAGACAAATTAACTACTTTATTCCGCATTAAAATGCCTTTAATCGCAAATACATTTACAATATGTCTTTTCTTAACGCTTATCAATTCCTTTAAACAATTTGACTTAAACCTGGCAATTACCAATGGTGCTCCAAGTCGTATCCTAAATGGAGTATCCATTTATTCAACCGAATTATTGGCTTTAAATATCTATAAGACTGCAATTACAAAAAATCAATATGCCCTGGGACAAACAAAGGCAGTGGTATTCTTTATTATTCTTGCAGCTATTTCACTGACTCAAGTTGCTATTAGCAAGAAGAGGGAGGTAGAAATGTGA